From Candidatus Wallbacteria bacterium:
GTTCCACATCTGGATTGAAAAAAGAGGAAATCCTGGGATTTCTGCTTGGATTCCTGGCGCTTTCATATGAAATGTATCTGTTCAGGATCCTGCAGTTAAGCCATGGTCCGCTTCCATACACCTTCACAGTGATCCTGTTTTATTTCCTGCTTTTCTGGAACCTGGGGGTTTTACTGAACGAGTTCGTGCCAGGCGGTACGATCCCCTGCCTTGCAGCTGCCGGTGCCATGATCATCGCCATGCCCAGGGTTTTTGAATACGAGCGCTTCAGCCATCAATTCAGCCTTTTCTTCGGGATCACGATCTATTTTCTGCCCTGCCTGGTCTGCGGAATAGTGTTCGCGCGCATTCTCAAGCGGCATACTGAGCTCTGGGGAAGCGACGTCGGCAGATTCATGGGTCTGAACACTTTCGGGAGCTGTCTCGGGATTTTTCTGGTCACTATCTTCGGGCTGCAGCTGAACTTCGATTACCTGGGTCTGATGATCGGAATCGGGTATCTGTCGGTCTGTCTCCTGGAATCAGATTATTCCAAGGCCAGGCTGAAATTTGCTCTGACAGCTTTAATCGTTCTGGAGATCGCCATTTACTGCGCTGCCCTCTCGCAGCCTGTTGAAGGAACAGGTGCCAGAAGATACTTCGGCCGTGAGGGAGTGGTTGAAATCCTGCGTCAGAGCCTGCTGGTAATCTGGAACGGGCTCGGGCATTCATCCCTTTCTGTGAACCAGAACCATCTCGGGTCCGGGAACTGGTATCTCGGGGTGATCCCTTTTTTATGCCATGAACCGGATAATTCGCTGGAAGTCCTGGTGGTCGGACTCGGGGCAGGAATCACTTCCGCCACCATCGCAAAATCCGGGAGTGTGGCGTCAGTGGACAATTATGAAATCAACGAAGTCCTCAAACTGATCCTGAGGGATTATCCTGATGGCACCTTGAGAGTAAGCGAGAATCCTAAGTGCAGGATTTTCTGGCAGGATGCCAGGACTGGACTTGCGCTCAATCCGAAGAAATACGACCTGATAGTGCAGCAGCCCCTTTATCTGATGCAGGCCGGCAGTTCCCTGCTCCTGTCACGCGAGTATCTGTTGCTTCTCAAATCAAGGCTCAGAGAGCGCGGTCTGATCTGCATCTACTGTAACAGCATGGGCTGTCTGGAGCAGTATTATCTGGTGCTGAAAACCGTGCAAAGCGTTTTTTCCCATTGTCTGAGTTTCGGGGGTTTTTATCTTCTGATTGCTTCAGACTATCCCTTTGAATACACCAGGGAGAGCGTGATGTCCCGCCTGAGCGCGGATGATGAACTCTGCAGGGAGATACTGGGATATAAGATAGAGCAGGTTCTGAATTACATGGACACCCGGGAATTGTCTTACAGCTGCCCATACCTGATCACAGATGATTCACCACTGGTTGAATATCCGGAAATAGTGAAGAAGCTGGTCAGGATCCAGTGATCACTGAATCACAATCCCTTCAGCCTTCAGGGCCTCCCACCATTCATCGAAATAGGTGAAATTCAGGCCGGCAAAGATCAGGGTAATTCCCCAGAAAAATTCCAGATCGAATCTGTCCCCAGTGAAGATAAACATGACAGCACCCATGACAAAGGGGGTGACTGCCAGAGAAACCGAAAGAAAAGAGGCTGTATAAAGTTTCCTGATCAGGGGCATCAATCCATTTTCAGCGGCCGGCATGGAAGAGAGAAGTTTCTTCTTCAGGAATCTGGCGGTAGCGAATTCCACGATTGTAAGCAGCAGCAAGGCTGATCGCAGGATTTTCAGGCGCTCTGCCGAAAACAGGAAGGCCTGGTTATGCTGGTGAAAATAAAACATGATGGCGATCACAGGGAGCATCGCCAGGAAAAGCACCAAACTGCTGAGCCAAAGATAGCGCCTGTAATAACCGAAGAGTTCTGTCCTCAGATCTTCCATTTATTTTCTTCAGGCCTCCTTTAAATCGGGCGGCGGGTAGCCGATGATCTCCTCTACCAGAGCAGGGTCGCGGATGATTCTGGGCATTTTACTGTGGCCAAAATCGGATTTTCTCTTCTCCAGCCAGGACTGGAATTTTTCTTTGTCCACGAATCTGACCTCAGCAGGGTCGAAGTTTTTATACAGCAGGCGGTACAGGCTGCTGTTTTCCTGAAGGTATTTGTCCAGTCTGGCTGAGATCCATTCCGGATCATGCTTCTCCCAGGCTTCGTTCTTCTCAAATACCCAAAGGTACCTGGGTTTGGGACCTGTTTTTCCCAGCACTAAAAATTCCCCTGGCTGTGATTTCAGCTCAACAGATAAGTTTTCCACTGTTTTTTCAATTACGTGAATCGAAGTCTTCTCTCCTGTGAGATTCAATGTCAGGACTGTGCGGCCCATGATCTGGAACAGCGGAATTTTCGGATCAAGACACTGGATCACGTCACCCAGTACATAGCTGAAAGCCCCGTTACCGGTGGTCACAGCAGGAACATATTCCACTCCTTCGGACAGTTCGGTGATCAGTTTCCTCTGGCGGTAATTCTTGTTCTGGTAATCATCAAATGGGATGAATTCATAGAAATTATGGTCTGTGAAAAAAAGCATGGATTCAGGATTATCCGGGGATTGATGCCCGAATATTCCTTCTGTGGCAGCATAATACTCTATGATGCTGACTTTCTTCCCCAGAGCTGCATAAATCTTGTCGTCGTAAGTACGATAATTGACGCCTGTACAATAGATCACTTCCAGATTTCTGGCAAAGCTCGCAAATTCAGACCTCGTGAAATAGGAATGCCTGGCTTTTTCCAGGAAGTCCAGAATCGATGCGGGAATCCCGAATATTGAGCCAATGGCTTTGCCTTTGATTTCCCTGGCAATGGTTCTTGTTTTCTCGTTCCAGTCCTGGATGTTGATGGTAGCAGGGCAGGGGATTATCCGGCGTTTCATCAGGTGAGGGGCTGCTTCAGCCAGAATTCCTGAGATCGGGCCGTAAGGTATTCCCCCGGTCGTCAGTCCCAGGGAACTGCAGCCTGAAATTGCCAGGATTTTTTTGTCCAGGACTTTTGAATTCGGGTATTTTTTTATGAAAAGGGAAAGAAGATAAAGCTCTTTTTTTCGGAAATCCTTCAGGATCGATCCTGGCACAGGAATCAGCTTGGGCTTGCCTGTAGTTCCTGTGGATATCCCGAAATGCCCTGCTTTCTCTCTGATCGCCGCGCCGGACCTGCCTGCAGCTTCCTGTTCCCACATTTCCCGGATGTCTTCATAATGCTGGATCTGGACCCTTTTCCAGTAATCTGAGACGCTCCTGATGCT
This genomic window contains:
- a CDS encoding GH3 auxin-responsive promoter family protein, with the translated sequence MEWSAVKNRIFTAFSRKIEGDTFRLQENALLSRIDDSRDTKIYKKFSLGSIRSVSDYWKRVQIQHYEDIREMWEQEAAGRSGAAIREKAGHFGISTGTTGKPKLIPVPGSILKDFRKKELYLLSLFIKKYPNSKVLDKKILAISGCSSLGLTTGGIPYGPISGILAEAAPHLMKRRIIPCPATINIQDWNEKTRTIAREIKGKAIGSIFGIPASILDFLEKARHSYFTRSEFASFARNLEVIYCTGVNYRTYDDKIYAALGKKVSIIEYYAATEGIFGHQSPDNPESMLFFTDHNFYEFIPFDDYQNKNYRQRKLITELSEGVEYVPAVTTGNGAFSYVLGDVIQCLDPKIPLFQIMGRTVLTLNLTGEKTSIHVIEKTVENLSVELKSQPGEFLVLGKTGPKPRYLWVFEKNEAWEKHDPEWISARLDKYLQENSSLYRLLYKNFDPAEVRFVDKEKFQSWLEKRKSDFGHSKMPRIIRDPALVEEIIGYPPPDLKEA